The following proteins come from a genomic window of Pseudomonas sp. MAG733B:
- a CDS encoding transglutaminase family protein: MHEYLSPGRFIDSDHPSVVEFAEKHRGSSRDPIEQAISLYYAVREAVRYNPYTFSRDPQTLCGSYALATGESYCVPKATLLAGAARHCGIPARIGLADVRNHLSTPRLLELLKSDMFAMHGYTEFYLQDRWVKATPAFNQKLCELFNVAPLEFDGFNDSVFHPFNRDGEKLMEYLVDHGQFADVPEAFFFEHLEKCYPHLFGEQLSPLLGDMQSDLSRA, encoded by the coding sequence ATGCACGAGTACCTAAGCCCCGGCCGCTTCATCGATAGTGACCACCCCTCGGTGGTGGAGTTCGCCGAAAAACACCGAGGCAGCAGTCGCGACCCGATCGAGCAGGCGATCAGTCTTTATTACGCCGTGCGCGAAGCGGTGCGCTACAACCCGTACACCTTCAGTCGCGATCCGCAAACCTTGTGTGGCAGTTACGCGCTGGCCACCGGGGAGAGTTACTGCGTACCCAAAGCCACGTTGCTCGCCGGTGCCGCGCGGCATTGCGGCATCCCGGCGCGGATCGGTCTGGCGGATGTGCGCAATCATTTGTCGACGCCGCGCCTGCTCGAACTGCTCAAGAGCGACATGTTCGCCATGCACGGCTACACCGAGTTCTACCTGCAGGATCGCTGGGTCAAGGCGACCCCCGCGTTCAACCAGAAACTCTGCGAACTGTTCAATGTGGCGCCGCTGGAATTCGACGGATTCAACGACAGCGTCTTCCACCCGTTCAACCGTGATGGCGAGAAACTGATGGAGTATCTCGTCGATCACGGCCAGTTTGCCGATGTGCCTGAAGCGTTCTTTTTCGAGCACCTGGAAAAGTGCTACCCGCATCTGTTCGGCGAACAACTGTCGCCACTGCTGGGGGACATGCAGAGCGATTTGAGTCGCGCCTGA
- a CDS encoding PA2817 family protein produces MSNIVADHLVLLDHLRSILVAVGEAEQVPDESHALFLERFDELLALLPVDPIESQYLGQEILCQVITRYPQIAHLVPRDLLWYFAGDCLHYMPDDEIDLYQALEERRFEAEQNDEPFDWNQEKQLLALSNQDSKH; encoded by the coding sequence GTGTCCAACATCGTTGCCGATCATCTCGTATTGCTCGACCACCTGCGCAGCATCCTGGTCGCCGTAGGTGAGGCCGAACAGGTTCCCGACGAAAGCCATGCCTTGTTCCTGGAGCGCTTCGACGAACTGCTTGCACTGCTGCCGGTCGACCCGATCGAAAGCCAGTACCTGGGCCAGGAAATTCTGTGCCAGGTGATCACCCGCTACCCGCAAATCGCCCACCTGGTCCCGCGCGACCTGCTGTGGTACTTCGCCGGTGACTGCTTGCACTACATGCCCGATGATGAAATCGACTTGTATCAGGCGCTGGAAGAACGTCGCTTCGAAGCCGAACAGAACGACGAACCGTTTGACTGGAATCAGGAAAAACAGCTGCTGGCGTTGTCGAACCAGGACAGCAAGCACTAA
- a CDS encoding LysE family translocator, protein MLSNYLGEFLALATIHFLAVVAPGPDFAVTIRQSVRFGRWVGICTALGIGAGISVHVLYTLLGVGALMHTTPWLLTVAKVVGGAYILYLGVSLLRSQPKTVLAGEKDSNEPVVEQTLLKAFTTGFLTNATNPKATLFFLAIFTTLISATTPLQIQALYGVWMCFVNALWFVIVALFFSNPRIRSLFMRMGHWFERSMGVILILFAGRLMLSM, encoded by the coding sequence ATGCTTTCGAATTACCTGGGCGAGTTCCTGGCGCTGGCGACCATCCACTTCCTGGCCGTGGTCGCTCCCGGACCGGACTTCGCCGTAACAATCCGCCAGAGCGTGCGCTTCGGCCGCTGGGTGGGAATTTGTACGGCACTGGGCATCGGCGCCGGTATTTCCGTGCACGTGCTGTACACCTTATTGGGCGTCGGCGCATTGATGCACACCACCCCTTGGTTATTGACGGTGGCCAAGGTCGTGGGCGGGGCCTACATTCTTTACTTGGGCGTGAGTCTGTTGCGAAGCCAGCCAAAAACCGTTCTGGCAGGCGAAAAAGACTCGAATGAACCGGTCGTTGAACAAACGCTACTGAAGGCATTTACCACCGGTTTCCTGACCAACGCCACCAACCCCAAGGCAACCCTGTTTTTCCTGGCGATTTTCACCACTCTCATCAGTGCTACGACACCTCTGCAGATTCAGGCGCTGTACGGCGTGTGGATGTGCTTTGTGAATGCCTTGTGGTTTGTGATCGTGGCACTGTTTTTTTCCAATCCCCGGATCAGATCGCTGTTCATGCGTATGGGGCATTGGTTCGAACGCAGCATGGGAGTGATTCTGATTTTGTTTGCGGGGCGGTTGATGTTGTCGATGTAA
- a CDS encoding acyl-CoA dehydrogenase, with the protein MLLLWILVLVVGIAYLAHRRIAPLPALGIVAVYLLAMGVFSHAPGWLLLIFWVLTAAVAAPLLLPDLRRKLFSAPMFNWFQKTLPPMSQTERDAIEAGTVWWDGELFSGRPDWNKLLSYPKAQLNEEEQAFIDGPTETLCGMVSDWQLGQTMDLPEEAWTYIKDQGFFALIIPKEFGGKGFSAYAHSQVAMKLASHSGDLASTVMVPNSLGPAELLLHYGTDEQRNHYLPRLARGDDIPCFALTGPLAGSDAGGMPDTGVICKGEWEGQETLGLRLNWEKRYITLGPVATLLGLAFKAYDPDHLLGDKEDLGISLALIPTDLPGVEIGRRHLPLGAAFMNGPNSGKDVFVPLEFLIGGQEMLGKGWMMLMNCLSVGRSISLPAVGTGMAKFTSLVTGQYAQIREQFNVPIAAFEGIQEAMARIGGNAWMMDAARMLTANAVDLGEKPSVLSAILKYHLTERGRECISHAMDVHGGKAIIEGPNNYLARKWSGAPIFITVEGANILSRNLMIFGQGAIRCHPFVLKEMALATREDKDQALVEFDGLLLKHIGFAVGNAASTLVLNLGFGHLEHTPGDKLSQGYFRALNRQAAAFALLADLSMMLLGGELKRRERLSARLGDVLSNMYLASAALKRYNDLDAPEYMEPLFTWAMEESLGQAERAMDELLNNFPNKVLACLLRVIVFPLGRRHKGPSDKLGAQVAAVIGRAEGDPALEEVLLGCYRPQSEEDPVGALQHACNLLSAAQPLQKKLHVALKSGQVKPVAGEPVIDAALEAGVLQPVEAQTLREAEAARRKVIDVDDFDKEELAIAQGKVR; encoded by the coding sequence ATGCTGCTGTTGTGGATACTGGTTCTGGTTGTCGGGATAGCTTATTTAGCCCACCGTCGCATCGCGCCGCTGCCTGCCCTGGGCATCGTGGCTGTCTACCTGCTGGCAATGGGCGTCTTCAGTCACGCACCGGGCTGGCTGCTGCTGATTTTCTGGGTGCTGACCGCCGCCGTGGCGGCACCGCTGCTATTGCCTGATCTGCGTCGCAAGCTTTTCAGCGCGCCGATGTTCAACTGGTTCCAGAAAACCCTGCCGCCCATGTCGCAAACCGAACGCGACGCGATCGAAGCGGGCACCGTGTGGTGGGATGGCGAACTGTTCAGCGGGCGCCCGGACTGGAACAAATTGCTGTCCTACCCCAAAGCGCAACTGAATGAAGAAGAGCAGGCCTTCATTGATGGCCCGACAGAAACCCTCTGCGGCATGGTCAGCGACTGGCAACTCGGTCAAACCATGGATCTGCCGGAGGAGGCCTGGACGTACATCAAGGATCAGGGTTTCTTCGCCTTGATCATTCCCAAGGAATTTGGCGGCAAGGGCTTTTCGGCCTACGCCCACTCGCAAGTGGCGATGAAACTGGCGAGCCACAGCGGCGACCTCGCCTCCACCGTGATGGTCCCCAACTCCCTCGGCCCCGCCGAACTGCTGCTGCATTACGGCACCGATGAACAACGCAACCATTACCTGCCACGTCTGGCGCGCGGCGACGATATTCCGTGCTTCGCCCTCACCGGCCCACTGGCCGGCTCCGACGCTGGCGGCATGCCCGACACCGGCGTGATCTGCAAAGGTGAATGGGAAGGCCAGGAAACCCTCGGCCTGCGCCTGAACTGGGAAAAACGCTACATCACCCTTGGCCCGGTGGCCACCCTCCTCGGCCTCGCGTTCAAGGCTTACGACCCGGACCATCTGCTGGGTGATAAAGAAGATCTGGGCATCAGCCTCGCGCTGATTCCAACCGATCTTCCCGGCGTGGAAATCGGCCGTCGTCATCTGCCGCTTGGCGCGGCTTTCATGAACGGCCCGAATTCCGGCAAAGACGTATTCGTCCCGCTGGAATTCCTCATCGGCGGCCAGGAAATGCTCGGCAAGGGTTGGATGATGCTGATGAATTGCCTGTCGGTCGGGCGTTCGATTTCCCTGCCGGCAGTGGGCACCGGCATGGCCAAGTTCACCAGCCTGGTGACCGGCCAGTACGCGCAGATTCGCGAACAGTTCAATGTGCCGATTGCCGCGTTCGAAGGGATTCAGGAAGCGATGGCGCGCATCGGCGGCAATGCCTGGATGATGGATGCCGCGCGGATGCTGACCGCCAACGCGGTGGACCTCGGCGAAAAACCGTCGGTGCTGTCGGCGATTCTCAAGTACCACCTCACCGAACGTGGCCGCGAGTGCATCAGCCATGCGATGGACGTGCACGGCGGCAAGGCGATCATCGAGGGACCGAACAACTACCTCGCACGCAAATGGAGCGGTGCGCCGATTTTCATCACCGTGGAAGGTGCGAACATTCTCTCGCGCAACCTGATGATCTTCGGCCAGGGTGCGATTCGCTGCCATCCTTTCGTGCTCAAGGAAATGGCGCTGGCCACCCGTGAGGACAAGGATCAGGCGCTGGTCGAGTTCGACGGCCTGCTGCTCAAGCACATCGGGTTTGCCGTGGGTAACGCGGCCAGTACGCTGGTGCTGAATCTCGGTTTCGGTCATCTGGAACATACGCCGGGCGACAAGCTCAGCCAGGGTTATTTCCGTGCCCTCAACCGTCAGGCGGCTGCGTTCGCTCTGCTTGCCGACCTCAGCATGATGCTGCTGGGCGGCGAACTGAAACGCCGAGAACGCCTGTCGGCACGCCTGGGTGATGTGCTGAGCAACATGTATCTGGCCAGTGCCGCGCTCAAGCGTTACAACGACCTCGACGCGCCGGAATACATGGAACCGCTGTTTACCTGGGCCATGGAAGAAAGCCTCGGCCAGGCCGAACGGGCCATGGATGAACTGCTGAACAACTTCCCGAACAAAGTGCTGGCGTGTCTGTTGCGGGTTATCGTGTTCCCGCTCGGTCGTCGCCACAAAGGACCTTCCGACAAGCTGGGTGCACAAGTCGCTGCGGTCATCGGTCGGGCCGAGGGCGACCCGGCGCTGGAGGAAGTTCTGCTCGGTTGCTATCGCCCACAATCCGAGGAGGATCCGGTTGGCGCCCTGCAACATGCCTGCAACCTTTTGAGCGCCGCACAACCGCTACAGAAAAAACTGCATGTGGCGCTCAAGAGCGGTCAGGTCAAACCGGTCGCTGGCGAGCCTGTGATCGATGCCGCGCTGGAGGCTGGGGTGTTGCAACCCGTGGAAGCTCAAACCCTGCGCGAAGCCGAGGCGGCGCGGCGCAAGGTGATCGATGTCGATGACTTCGACAAAGAAGAACTGGCGATAGCACAAGGGAAGGTCCGCTGA
- a CDS encoding ABC transporter ATP-binding protein: MSSALSIRQLTKTYGNGFQALSGIDLDVAEGDFFALLGPNGAGKSTTIGILSTLVNKTSGTVNIFGHDLDKNPAQLKRSIGVVPQEFNFNQFEKTFDIVVTQAGYYGIPPKVAKERAEQYLTQLGLWDKRDTPSRSLSGGMKRRLMIARALVHEPRLLILDEPTAGVDIELRRSMWTFLTELNKKGITIILTTHYLEEAEQLCRNIGIIDHGTIVENTSMKQLLGQLHVETFLLDLKNGLSAPPQLIGYPSRMLDGHTLEVQVDKSMGITALFTQLAQQNIEVLSLRNKTNRLEELFVSLVEKNLAKVAL, translated from the coding sequence ATGAGTTCCGCTCTGTCCATCCGGCAGCTAACCAAAACCTACGGCAACGGTTTCCAGGCCTTGAGTGGTATCGATCTGGACGTCGCCGAAGGTGACTTCTTCGCCTTGCTCGGCCCTAACGGCGCCGGCAAATCCACCACCATCGGCATTCTCTCGACTCTGGTGAACAAGACCAGCGGCACAGTGAACATCTTCGGTCACGACCTGGACAAGAATCCTGCGCAGCTCAAGCGCTCCATCGGCGTGGTGCCGCAGGAATTCAACTTCAATCAGTTCGAAAAGACCTTTGACATCGTCGTGACCCAGGCCGGTTATTACGGTATCCCGCCGAAAGTCGCCAAAGAGCGCGCCGAGCAATACCTGACTCAGCTTGGCTTGTGGGACAAGCGTGACACGCCATCGCGTTCACTGTCCGGCGGCATGAAGCGTCGACTGATGATCGCCCGTGCGCTGGTTCACGAACCGCGCCTGTTGATCCTCGACGAACCGACAGCGGGTGTAGACATCGAACTGCGTCGCTCGATGTGGACCTTCCTCACCGAGCTGAACAAGAAAGGCATCACCATCATCCTCACCACGCACTATCTGGAAGAGGCTGAGCAGTTGTGCCGCAACATCGGCATCATCGACCACGGCACCATTGTCGAAAACACCAGCATGAAGCAGTTGCTCGGTCAGTTGCATGTCGAGACCTTCCTGCTGGATTTGAAGAACGGCCTGAGTGCGCCGCCGCAGTTGATCGGCTATCCATCCCGGATGCTCGATGGTCACACCCTGGAAGTCCAGGTCGACAAGTCCATGGGTATTACCGCGCTGTTCACCCAATTGGCCCAGCAGAACATTGA
- a CDS encoding 2OG-Fe(II) oxygenase codes for MMLDVDCLDETCIKKLANEEVLAIRVKGWLPPPLATQIGDKILAPGFEGYINAPSIGRIGMAFYEAENQPLLIEDYFERATRNIAELRNRCAPYASPVDTLRCMLDESWPAGAQLENLYGRKMYVGLSRVVKPDVCFLAHHDIFAKDAPDSFQARSLEAQFACNVYLNMPAEGGALQIWDDDISPEQFDEMRGDSYGIDPTLLGNPTLEVLPAPGDFIMFNSRRMHSVTPGVADPRLSLSFFVGYRGTASPLTFWS; via the coding sequence ATGATGCTTGACGTCGATTGTCTCGATGAGACGTGCATAAAAAAACTGGCCAACGAAGAAGTCCTCGCCATCCGCGTCAAAGGCTGGCTGCCCCCGCCATTGGCGACCCAGATAGGCGACAAGATCCTCGCGCCGGGATTTGAAGGCTATATCAACGCACCGAGCATCGGCCGTATCGGCATGGCGTTTTACGAGGCGGAAAACCAGCCGCTGCTGATCGAGGATTACTTCGAACGCGCTACCCGCAACATCGCGGAACTGCGCAATCGTTGCGCGCCCTACGCGTCTCCGGTCGATACCCTGCGCTGTATGCTCGACGAGTCCTGGCCGGCTGGTGCGCAACTGGAAAACCTCTACGGCCGCAAGATGTACGTCGGGCTCTCCCGCGTGGTGAAACCCGACGTGTGTTTTCTCGCCCATCACGACATTTTCGCCAAGGACGCCCCGGACAGCTTTCAAGCCAGAAGCCTTGAAGCGCAGTTCGCCTGCAATGTTTACCTGAACATGCCCGCCGAGGGCGGCGCATTGCAGATATGGGACGACGACATTTCCCCGGAACAGTTCGATGAAATGCGTGGCGACAGTTACGGCATCGACCCGACGCTGCTGGGGAATCCGACGCTGGAAGTCCTCCCCGCGCCCGGGGATTTCATCATGTTCAATTCACGCCGCATGCACTCGGTGACCCCGGGTGTGGCCGATCCACGCTTGAGCCTTTCTTTCTTCGTCGGCTATCGCGGCACTGCTTCCCCCCTGACCTTCTGGAGTTGA
- a CDS encoding glutathione S-transferase: protein MLKIWGRKNSSNVRKPLWAAEELGLAYEAIDAGGAFGVVDTPEYRAMNPNGRVPVIEDDGFVLWESNAIVRYLLAKHAPDSAWYPAGVQARATADKWMDWTTSSFAGPFRTVFWGVLRTPADQQDWPAIKAAIKECDGLLAMADQALATKPYLSGDEIGMGDIPLGSFIYAWFEMPIERAPLPHLQAWYARLQQRPAYRKAVMTALT, encoded by the coding sequence ATGCTGAAGATCTGGGGTCGGAAAAATTCATCGAATGTGAGAAAGCCGTTGTGGGCCGCCGAGGAGTTGGGGCTGGCTTATGAAGCCATCGACGCGGGTGGTGCCTTCGGTGTTGTCGATACGCCCGAGTACCGCGCCATGAACCCCAATGGCCGCGTTCCGGTGATCGAAGACGACGGTTTTGTGTTGTGGGAATCCAACGCCATCGTCCGTTACCTGCTGGCCAAACATGCGCCGGATAGCGCGTGGTATCCGGCGGGTGTGCAGGCGCGCGCCACTGCGGACAAATGGATGGACTGGACCACTTCCAGCTTCGCCGGCCCGTTCCGCACCGTGTTCTGGGGGGTGTTGCGTACTCCGGCAGATCAGCAGGACTGGCCCGCCATCAAGGCGGCGATCAAGGAGTGCGACGGCTTGCTGGCAATGGCCGATCAGGCGCTGGCGACCAAACCGTACCTGTCCGGTGACGAGATCGGCATGGGTGACATTCCGCTCGGCAGTTTCATTTATGCCTGGTTCGAGATGCCGATCGAGCGTGCGCCGCTGCCTCATCTGCAAGCCTGGTACGCACGGTTGCAGCAGCGTCCGGCGTATCGCAAGGCCGTTATGACCGCGTTGACTTAA
- a CDS encoding alanyl-tRNA editing protein: MTLRLFFHSDDLKANVEVLECTPHENEFAVVLRATLFHPQGGGQPCDTGWIGESQVLRVVQDPDRIIHFVDRPVKTGMTRICVDEQRRRLNTRLHSAGHLIGHFVQAMGWMPIKGHHWPGEGRVQFKPSESAQEVEVQTLQHGIQQWIAHDLPRLTSLREGAREIGFGELPAYGCGGTHVRSLKDLGTVTIESLSQKKGTLSVHYHVD, from the coding sequence ATGACGCTTCGCCTCTTTTTCCATAGTGATGACCTCAAGGCCAACGTGGAAGTCCTGGAATGCACGCCCCACGAGAACGAATTCGCCGTGGTGTTGCGCGCAACATTGTTCCACCCCCAAGGCGGCGGACAACCTTGTGATACCGGCTGGATCGGCGAAAGCCAAGTGTTGCGAGTTGTCCAGGACCCGGACCGGATCATTCATTTTGTCGACCGCCCGGTAAAAACCGGCATGACCCGGATCTGCGTCGACGAACAACGTCGCCGGCTCAACACGCGACTGCACTCCGCAGGCCATTTGATCGGGCACTTCGTCCAGGCCATGGGCTGGATGCCGATCAAGGGCCATCACTGGCCTGGCGAAGGACGCGTGCAGTTCAAGCCTTCCGAATCGGCGCAAGAAGTTGAAGTCCAGACCCTGCAACACGGCATTCAACAGTGGATCGCCCACGACCTGCCGCGCCTGACGTCGCTGCGCGAAGGCGCGCGGGAAATCGGCTTTGGTGAATTGCCCGCCTACGGTTGCGGCGGCACCCATGTACGTAGCCTGAAGGATCTGGGCACGGTCACGATCGAATCCCTTTCGCAGAAGAAAGGGACGCTGTCCGTCCACTACCACGTGGATTGA
- a CDS encoding LysR family transcriptional regulator, which produces MSINLPLLLLGEMAIFVKVVETGSFSEAARQLGSSPSAVSRSISRLEKALATRLLQRTTRKLRLSDGGEEVFKRCQEMVNAARSVMEISGQFTDEPEGVVRISVPKAVGRIVIHPHMPEFLRRYPKVDVELLLEDRQVDLIDDNVDLAIRITDRPPAGLVGRQLLTIDHLLCATPEYLAEHGTPTHPHDLLNHSCIYLGETPSDARWKFKKGGKSVTVGVRGRYAANHTGVRFGAVLQHIGIGSLPYFTARRALEKGLMVQVLPDWTFLASYHGGAWLLHSPTRYLPPKIRVMIDYLVECLAKEPTLGKPGKSGNLMTAVSEYELPESDGLF; this is translated from the coding sequence GTGAGCATAAATCTTCCACTACTGCTGCTGGGTGAAATGGCGATTTTCGTCAAGGTCGTCGAGACCGGCAGCTTCTCCGAGGCGGCTCGCCAGTTGGGTTCTTCACCCTCGGCGGTCAGCCGCAGTATTTCGCGGCTGGAGAAAGCCCTCGCCACACGCCTGTTGCAGCGAACCACGCGCAAGTTGCGTTTGAGCGATGGTGGCGAGGAGGTATTCAAGCGTTGTCAGGAGATGGTCAATGCCGCTCGCTCAGTCATGGAGATCAGCGGCCAGTTCACTGATGAACCTGAGGGCGTGGTGCGTATCAGCGTGCCGAAAGCGGTGGGCCGAATCGTGATTCACCCGCATATGCCGGAGTTTTTACGTCGGTATCCCAAAGTGGATGTGGAGCTGTTGCTTGAGGATCGTCAGGTGGATTTGATCGACGATAACGTCGACCTGGCGATTCGCATCACCGATCGGCCACCTGCGGGGCTGGTGGGGCGGCAGTTGCTGACGATCGACCATTTGCTCTGCGCGACTCCGGAGTATCTGGCTGAACACGGAACGCCGACTCACCCCCACGACTTGCTCAACCATAGCTGCATTTATCTGGGTGAAACTCCGAGCGATGCGCGCTGGAAATTCAAGAAAGGCGGCAAATCGGTCACAGTCGGCGTACGCGGGCGATATGCCGCCAATCACACGGGTGTCCGTTTTGGCGCGGTATTGCAGCACATCGGCATTGGCAGCCTGCCGTATTTCACTGCGCGCCGTGCCCTGGAAAAAGGGTTGATGGTGCAGGTTTTGCCGGACTGGACCTTTTTGGCGTCGTACCACGGAGGCGCCTGGTTGCTGCATTCGCCAACCCGATACCTGCCTCCCAAAATACGGGTAATGATCGATTACCTGGTGGAGTGCCTGGCCAAGGAGCCGACTTTGGGCAAGCCAGGCAAGTCGGGCAATCTGATGACGGCCGTATCGGAATATGAGTTGCCCGAGAGTGACGGATTGTTCTGA
- the cqsA gene encoding alpha-hydroxyketone-type quorum-sensing autoinducer synthase, protein MPVLHQPPQGQQQTHYAHLPDFVQARIESHSVGRVQQRWAGQHLLRGAIPGPDALHLSSNDYLCLATEKQLIEAHAQAVLQTRHQLLMSAVFLHGDTPMTRLEHRLARFMGAQDCILCQSGWAANVGLLQAIAGKDIPVYLDIHAHMSLWQGAHAAHAHAIVFAHNDADHAERQIKKHGPGVIAVDAIYSTNGSLCPLEDFAEVAHRLGCVLVVDESHSLGTHGPHGAGLVAQHYLFDKVHFQTVSLAKAFAGRAGLITCPGSFKDYFATESYPAIFSSSLLDHELIWFEQAADFLQHADERRNRLRAITRRTRSALMQLGYDMSTGSEQIVALEPGLELLTLRLRDALQARGIFGSVFCSPATGLNRSLIRFSMNSGLSDEDLDRFIQACSDIRDEVGLKGWRRSPSTNKLITR, encoded by the coding sequence ATGCCTGTATTACACCAACCGCCTCAAGGCCAACAACAAACTCACTACGCTCACCTCCCTGATTTTGTTCAGGCACGCATCGAAAGCCACTCCGTGGGGCGCGTACAGCAGAGATGGGCAGGCCAACATTTGCTGCGCGGCGCCATTCCCGGCCCGGATGCTCTGCATTTGTCGAGCAATGACTATCTGTGCCTGGCAACGGAGAAGCAATTGATCGAAGCCCATGCACAAGCGGTCCTTCAGACACGACACCAACTCTTGATGTCCGCCGTTTTTCTCCACGGGGATACTCCGATGACCAGGCTTGAGCACAGACTGGCTCGGTTCATGGGGGCACAGGACTGCATTCTTTGCCAATCAGGATGGGCGGCGAATGTGGGATTGCTGCAGGCCATCGCCGGTAAGGACATTCCGGTGTATCTGGATATCCATGCACATATGTCGCTCTGGCAAGGTGCGCACGCCGCCCATGCACATGCAATCGTGTTTGCGCACAACGATGCCGATCATGCGGAGCGACAGATAAAGAAGCACGGTCCAGGCGTCATTGCTGTCGATGCGATCTACAGCACTAACGGCAGTCTTTGCCCTTTGGAAGACTTCGCTGAAGTTGCGCATCGCCTTGGCTGCGTCTTGGTCGTCGATGAATCCCATTCACTTGGAACCCACGGGCCACACGGCGCGGGATTGGTCGCGCAGCATTACTTGTTCGACAAGGTCCATTTCCAGACTGTCAGCCTGGCCAAGGCCTTCGCCGGGCGTGCAGGCCTGATTACTTGTCCCGGCAGTTTCAAGGACTACTTTGCCACGGAGTCCTATCCCGCCATTTTCAGCTCAAGTCTGCTTGATCACGAATTGATCTGGTTCGAACAGGCTGCTGATTTTCTACAGCATGCTGACGAGCGCCGTAACAGGCTGCGTGCAATTACCCGTCGAACAAGGTCTGCACTCATGCAGTTGGGGTATGACATGAGCACAGGATCCGAACAGATCGTTGCGCTGGAGCCTGGGCTGGAGTTGTTGACCCTTCGTCTCAGGGACGCATTACAAGCACGAGGTATATTCGGCTCAGTCTTCTGCTCTCCGGCAACCGGGCTCAATCGTTCGTTAATAAGGTTCTCGATGAATTCCGGCCTCAGCGATGAGGATCTTGATCGCTTCATACAAGCCTGTAGTGATATTCGGGATGAAGTCGGACTAAAGGGGTGGAGGCGCTCTCCATCTACCAATAAGCTGATAACGCGTTGA